One Desulfuromonas sp. KJ2020 genomic window, GCGGATGCTCTCCCTACATCTGCGCCTGGAAGGGCTCGGCAACCTGCAGATCCGCCTTTTGAACGATGGCAAGGGGCTTTTTCTGCGTTTTTATTGTGAATCGCAGGAAATCGCCGACTTTGTGGCGTCTTTCGCCGATGAGTTGAAGGAGATGCTGACCTTGCTGCCCCTGCAGGGTGTTGTTTTTACCGATGGGGCACGGGAGCCGGCCAGGGTGTTGGCTGAAACGGTGAGACCGGATCGTGACAGTCTTCTTGATGCCAGGGTGTAGGGTATGAGTGAGGATAAGCCGCTGAAAAAGGCCGTGGCCCTGCAATACGACCGCGAGAAGGCGGCGGCACCGCGCGTGGTGGCCAGCGGTCGCGGCGAGATTGCCGAGCGTATCCTGCAGACGGCCAGGGAGGCGGGCTTGCCAGTGCGCGAAGATGCGGACCTGCTGGAAGTTCTGGCCCGCATTCCCGTCGGTGAGGAGATCCCCGAAGATCTTTATCAGGTTGTCGCTGAGATCCTCGCCTTTGTTTACCGGGTCAACGGACGGTATAAAGAGAAGGCCGGCACCTGAGGGTGCCGCCCGGCTCATCACGCTTTGTTCGAGGGCTTCCCCTCTTTTGATTCAGGAGATGTGCAGTATGATAGATAATATTCGAGAAAATAACGCCTTCGAGGCGGACGCCACACGGGATGAGGACACCATGGAGAACAAGTTCCTCACCTTTCATCTGGGGCAGGAGGATTACGGTATCGAAATCCGCCACGTCACGGAGATCATCGGCGTGCAGAAGATCACCGACGTGCCCGACATGCCTGACTACATCAAAGGGGTGATCAATCTGCGCGGCAAGGTCATCCCCGTGATGGATGTGCGCGCCCGCTTCAAGCTGCCGCCGCGGGCCTACGATGATCGCACCTGCATCATTGTCGTGCAGTATAACGGGACGGCCGTGGGACTGGTGGTGGATGAGGTGAGCGAGGTGGCCAATATCGCCCGTGACCAGATTGAGCCGCCGCCGCGAACCAGCCGTGGTAAGAGCAGCCGTTTCTTCAGCGGCATGGGCAAGATGGGCGATGAGGTAAAGATTCTGCTCGATGTGGAGCGCCTGCTCTACGACGAGGAACGTTTAAGTGCTGGGCTGGTGGATCAGGCTTAGTTCGTTGCCTGCCGTTAATTGATACAGAAAAGGCCTGCCTGTCGGCAGGCCTTTTTATTGGGGTCAGGCTGGGCCTGGTTAAAAGGGCGTCTTGGCGAAGTGGCGCTTGGTGGCGTCCTGTAGCTTGCTGACGGCGTTGAAGGACTCCTTGAGCAGGTCCTGCTCGTTTTTGGGTAGCGCGTAGGGGTCGAGGTGGTGGCTTGGTTCCTTTCCCCGCTCCACCATGGCGATCTCGTGGCGCAGCCGCAGAAAGATGAGGGCCTCAAAGGCGGCGCGGATGTGTTCGGCGGTTTCAGGGGCAAAGACGTGGCTCTCCACCAGGGCTTTAAGGCGGTCGAGGGTGGTGATGCGGTTGATTTCCTTCTCTAAGGTGAACATGCGGATGCAGTCGACGATATAGACAATCCCCCCCTGCTTGAGCGAGAGTTCCCCTTCGTGTTCGCCGCCTTTGTCGACGATAAACCTGCCCAGCAGTCCCACCGGAACCTTGTAGCGCAGATCCAGCGACATGACGTGGTAGAGGAAACCGGGAAATTCCCGGATGAGGTGGTGCACCCGGTCCCGCAGATCCTGGGCCAGGGTCGGGTCGCCCACCAGGGGCGAAAAGTCGAAAAAGATGGAGGAATAGCGAACTTTCTGGGGCTCGGGATCATGCACCCAGTCGGCAATGCGCTCCTCCCAGTCCTGCAGGCGGCCGCGCCAGGCCGGGTTGTTGGCCATGACCTTGCCGCTGCACAGCGGGTAGCCGACCTGCGCCAGCGCCTGGACGACCTTTTCGGCCAGGGGGGCGAAAAAACCTTCGATCTCCGGCATCCGCTCATCGGGGACATCCTCGAAGATGAAGCCGTGGTCCTGATCCGGCCCCAGCAGCATTTCCCGGCGGCCGCCGCTGCCCATGATGAGGAAGCAATAGCGGATGTCGGGGAGAAAATTCCCCTCGGCCAGATGCTGTTCCAGGCAGATTTCGTAGGTGCGCCGAATGATACCGTGATGGATGTAGGAGATGATCTCCATGACCTCCGGAGTGCTGCGCGTCTCTGACAGCAAGGCGCGGGCTACCGTAACGATTTCCCGGCGGATGGCGGCCAGCCCGGCCAGGGTCGTTTCGTCCCGGATGGT contains:
- a CDS encoding EscU/YscU/HrcU family type III secretion system export apparatus switch protein translates to MSEDKPLKKAVALQYDREKAAAPRVVASGRGEIAERILQTAREAGLPVREDADLLEVLARIPVGEEIPEDLYQVVAEILAFVYRVNGRYKEKAGT
- a CDS encoding chemotaxis protein CheW is translated as MIDNIRENNAFEADATRDEDTMENKFLTFHLGQEDYGIEIRHVTEIIGVQKITDVPDMPDYIKGVINLRGKVIPVMDVRARFKLPPRAYDDRTCIIVVQYNGTAVGLVVDEVSEVANIARDQIEPPPRTSRGKSSRFFSGMGKMGDEVKILLDVERLLYDEERLSAGLVDQA
- a CDS encoding putative nucleotidyltransferase substrate binding domain-containing protein, which gives rise to MSLIRHLKDTEPFNHLPEEIFQEISTAASVRKYPANHHIFHQNDPPTGYLYVIKEGLVEIVVTTPGGSDMVVDYRKEGTFFGGTPIFTGEPYTGGARTVKATECYLIPQDILKRAEKDHPQLSAYFARIVHSRVRQLYSEMVTDFTQKALTQVEAYPFKKRLSEIMVTTVVTCEADETAQQVARRLMEKKISSVLVLDEKNRPCGIITEKDLVYKVIAPEQANSQTLRARDIMTAHPYTMAPDTYMYEAMAYMTGHRIKHLPVIDRGEVVGIVTLRDLLRYRSQKAMVLVGTIRDETTLAGLAAIRREIVTVARALLSETRSTPEVMEIISYIHHGIIRRTYEICLEQHLAEGNFLPDIRYCFLIMGSGGRREMLLGPDQDHGFIFEDVPDERMPEIEGFFAPLAEKVVQALAQVGYPLCSGKVMANNPAWRGRLQDWEERIADWVHDPEPQKVRYSSIFFDFSPLVGDPTLAQDLRDRVHHLIREFPGFLYHVMSLDLRYKVPVGLLGRFIVDKGGEHEGELSLKQGGIVYIVDCIRMFTLEKEINRITTLDRLKALVESHVFAPETAEHIRAAFEALIFLRLRHEIAMVERGKEPSHHLDPYALPKNEQDLLKESFNAVSKLQDATKRHFAKTPF